The Terrirubrum flagellatum nucleotide sequence GGCTGTTCGTCGGCGCGGGCCTTGAAGGCACTGCGGCTGCGACCGCCTGTTGGGCCGCAGCCGCAGGGGGAGCTACTGGCGCCGCGGGAGGAGTGGCAGGTTTCGGCGCTGCGGGGGCTGCCGCCGGTTGCGCGGCCGCTGCAGCAGCCTTCGCCGCGGCGGCAGCGGCCAGACGCTCGTCGAACGCCTTCTTCCAGGAGCCGACAGCCGAGCCGTCATAGAGAGCTGGATCCAGAAGTGTTTTGATGTCGCCCTCCGGCTCCGAGCGATTGCGGCCGATCTGCGAGCCCTTCTTCACGTCCCGCCCCGCGGCGAGATCGTCGAGCAGCTCGGTGAAATTCTCGGGCGTCAGATCCTCGTAGAAATCGTCGTTGATCTGCACCATCGGCGCGTTGCTGCAGGCGCCGAGACATTCGACCTCAAGCCATGAGAACTTGCCGTCTGCGGTGACGGTCTTCTCAGGGCCGATCTTTTCCTCGCAGACCTTCTTGATGCCGTTCGCGCCGCGCAGCACGCAGGGCGTCGTGCCGCAGAACTGGACGAAATGCTGGCCGACAGGAGCGAGATTGAACATGGTGTAGAAGGTCGCGACCTCCAGCACCCGGATGTTCGGCATCTCAAGCACCTGCGCGACATGCTCGATGGCCGCCTTCGGCAGCCAGCCGCCCGCCTGCTTCTGCGCCTGCCACAACAGCGGAATCACCGCCGACGCCTGACGGCCTTCGGGATATTTCGAGACCTGCGTCTTCACCCAGTTCTGGTTCGCGGCGTCGAACGCGAACTCCTTGGGCTGGATATGATCGGGCGCCAGGCGACGGACGGACATTCCTCGACTTCCCTAGAAACAGGCGCTTTCGCGCCGCGGCGGCTGGCCGCGCTGAACTTCGATGCGCATCAGGCAAGTGCGGATTTCGCCGCCGCGCTGCACCATCACGACGTAACGCGCATCATTCTGACCAGCGCGATCGATCGCCTTGATGTCAAAACCTTGCCGGGCGAGATCGTCGATCGAAACGCTGCGCTGCGCAGGCGTGCTCGGCGTCTGTTGCTGCTGGCGCTGCTGCGGCGGCGGAATGACGGGCATGTCGGACTGTGCGAGCGCAATGTTCCTGTGGCCTGCGGCCAAAAGCGCGCCCGACAGCATGAAGGCAAGATAAATCGACATGGCCGTCAACTCTTGCTCGACGCCGAATTGAAAAACGTCGACCATGCGATCCCGAGAAGGCCGATCGCAGCTCCCAGTCCGCTCTGCCAGTCGCGAAGCACAAGATACCATCGCTGGGTCCAGGCCGAACACCCTCCCAAAGCGAGCATGTCTTTCGTCGTTTTCGCCGGGTCGACGCAAGACGCAGCGTCCAGCAACACACAAGCGATGAAGCCCAGGAGCAGGACGAGCACAATTCCCCATCCCCAGTAGCCGACTCGAACAAACGGCGACACGGCGGTGGCCGTTGAAGGAGCTGTCGATGTGGCGATTTCAATCTTGTTGGGAATCTCAACGATATGAGCAGTTTTCGGGATATCATTCATCGATCGACCTCGCCGAACACGATGTCGAGCGAACCCAGGATCGCCGACACATCGGCCAGCATGTGGCCGCGGCAGAGGAAATCCATCGCCTGAAGATGGGCGAAGCCCGGCGCGCGCAGCTTGCAGCGATACGGCTTGTTCGTGCCGTCGGACACGAGATAGACGCCGAACTCGCCCTTCGGCGCTTCAACGGCCGCGTAGACTTCGCCAGCCGGCGTCTTGTAGCCCTCGGTGTAGAGCTTGAAGTGATGGATGAGCGCTTCCATCGAGCGCTTCATCTCGCCGCGTTTGGGCGGCACCATCTTGCCGTCCAGCGACGAGACGGGCCCGTCCTTCTCAGTCGACAGAAGGCGCTCGACGCACTGCTTCATGATGCGCACCGACTGTCGCATCTCCTCGACGCGGATGCAGTAGCGGTCGTAGCAGTCGCCGTTCTTGCCGATTGGAATATCGAATTCCATCTCCTCGTAGCATTCGTAGGGCTGCGACTTGCGCAGGTCCCACGCGGCGCCGGAGCCGCGCACCATCACGCCGGAAAAGCCCCATTTCCAGCAATCTTCCAGCGAAACGACGCCGATGTCGACGTTGCGCTGCTTGAA carries:
- a CDS encoding NADH-quinone oxidoreductase subunit D is translated as MTEHNIRNFSINFGPQHPAAHGVLRLVLELDGEIVERVDPHIGLLHRGTEKLIEQKTYLQAVPYFDRLDYVAPMNQEHAFALAVERLMGVTVPKRGQLIRVLFSEIGRLLSHLLNVTTQAMDVGALTPPLWGFEEREKLMIFYERASGARMHADYVRPGGVHQDLPQKLVEDIGAFCDPFLKVVDDLETLLTDNRIFKQRNVDIGVVSLEDCWKWGFSGVMVRGSGAAWDLRKSQPYECYEEMEFDIPIGKNGDCYDRYCIRVEEMRQSVRIMKQCVERLLSTEKDGPVSSLDGKMVPPKRGEMKRSMEALIHHFKLYTEGYKTPAGEVYAAVEAPKGEFGVYLVSDGTNKPYRCKLRAPGFAHLQAMDFLCRGHMLADVSAILGSLDIVFGEVDR
- the nuoE gene encoding NADH-quinone oxidoreductase subunit NuoE gives rise to the protein MSVRRLAPDHIQPKEFAFDAANQNWVKTQVSKYPEGRQASAVIPLLWQAQKQAGGWLPKAAIEHVAQVLEMPNIRVLEVATFYTMFNLAPVGQHFVQFCGTTPCVLRGANGIKKVCEEKIGPEKTVTADGKFSWLEVECLGACSNAPMVQINDDFYEDLTPENFTELLDDLAAGRDVKKGSQIGRNRSEPEGDIKTLLDPALYDGSAVGSWKKAFDERLAAAAAAKAAAAAAQPAAAPAAPKPATPPAAPVAPPAAAAQQAVAAAVPSRPAPTNSPTNVAKDTPVDEGARAKEAATPAHVTQAQDEAKVSDEFKPELLTAARDGKGDDLELIWGVGPKLAEMLHKMGVYHFDQIAAWTDMNLRWVDQNLGAFKGRAVRDKWIDQAKKLATGWRPDKSSGGKHND